The following proteins come from a genomic window of Diorhabda carinulata isolate Delta chromosome X, icDioCari1.1, whole genome shotgun sequence:
- the LOC130902673 gene encoding soma ferritin-like, with the protein MSQVRQNFHRDCEDGINKQINTELYASYVYMSMACHFNRDDVALQGFYKYFKEASEEERSHAYRLMEYLNKRGGKVVLNDVKAPEKQEWGSAVEAMTDALNLEKEVNECLLNLHNTGSGHMDINLCDFLETHYLQEQVDAIKEIGDHVTNLKRVGEGLGVYMMDQRLGEGSTQD; encoded by the exons atgtctcaagTTCGACAAAATTTTCATAGGGATTGCGAAGACGGTATTAATAAGCAAATTAATACCGAATTATATGCTAGTTATGTGTATATGTCAATG GCGTGTCATTTCAACAGAGACGACGTGGCTTTACAAggtttctataaatatttcaaagagGCTTCAGAAGAAGAAAGGAGCCACGCTTATCGCCtaatggaatatttaaataaacgaGGCGGTAAAGTCGTTTTGAATGATGTTAAAGCACCCGAAAAACAAGAATGGGGATCGGCCGTCGAAGCCATGACGGACgctttgaatttagaaaaagaagTCAACGAG tgtttattgaatttacatAATACCGGATCCGGTCACATGGATATAAATCTGTGCGATTTTTTGGAAACGCATTATTTGCAGGAACAAGTGGACGCTATAAAAGAAATTGGGGATCACGTTACGAATTTGAAGAGAGTCGGGGAAGGGTTAGGGGTGTATATGATGGATCAAAGATTGGGGGAAGGATCTACGCAGGATTAA
- the LOC130902672 gene encoding lysophospholipase-like protein 1, translating to MSLGALHVIKQQKNTCTAAVIFLHGSGDTGQGLLEWVKFLVGDISLPHIKFYFPTAPLRPYTPLNGQLSNVWFDRYNITPDVPEHEETLHSIGKEMNNFITKITNENQITTSRIIIGGFSMGGALALHAAYSYSPGLAGVFTLSSFLNNNSILYKEPKYLKSPLFMCHGERDTMVPISWGKKTFEELTKLGISAEFHPIKNTLHELKKNEILQLLEWIQKILPEGVQEN from the exons ATGTCTCTTGGTGCTTTACATGTgatcaaacaacaaaaaaatacttgtACTGCAGCTGTAATATTTTTACATGGATCTG GTGATACAGGTCAAGGTTTATTGGAATGGGTGAAATTTTTAGTTGGAGATATTTCACTACCCCATATAAAATTCTACTTCCCCACGGCGCCTTTAAGACCTTATACTCCTCTAAATGGACAG cTGAGTAATGTTTGGTTCGATAGATATAACATCACTCCAGATGTACCGGAACATGAAGAAACTTTGCATTCTATAggaaaagaaatgaataatttcatcaCTAAAATAACGAACGAAAATCAAATTACTACGAGTAGAATTATTATAG GTGGGTTTTCAATGGGGGGAGCTCTGGCTCTACATGCAGCGTACAGTTACAGCCCCGGTTTAGCGGGAGTTTTTACTTTATCATCTTTTTTGAATAACAATTCAATTCTATATAAAGAACCAAAATACTTGAAGTCGCCTCTTTTTATGTGTCACGGGGAACGTGACACGATGGTACCTATTTCATGGGGTAAAAAAACGTTCGAAGAATTAACCAAATTAGGAATATCTGCAGAATTTCATCCTATCAAAAATACGTTACACgaactaaagaaaaatgaaattttacaattacTGGAAtggattcaaaaaatattaccgGAAGGAGTTCAAGAAAACTAA